One genomic region from Leishmania braziliensis MHOM/BR/75/M2904 complete genome, chromosome 35 encodes:
- a CDS encoding glycosomal membrane protein: MSASVFQYLANTGDRDKVMAIVQFLPMTLAGPANDAGCTSLSKSLKSLSTMADGYRAITRLALLFNALSKPTLEALSKPKGDILLDRLDQLSHFFHVCFCFFENTAVLSSHNVYPSRLGRLGGCAVTCWFYTLLLGLMRQAYVMTQKKNTPEEHKRQMITTVKLGCFLVFSLTCFPKGGPQLLEDVSGPLMPLHKTLQLIAPKCLELNDTIRGALGFIASLCDFY; encoded by the coding sequence ATGTCCGCTTCCGTCTTTCAGTATCTTGCTAACACGGGCGACCGTGATAAGGTGATGGCCATCGTGCAGTTCCTCCCCATGACCCTCGCTGGCCCCGCCAACGACGCCGGTTGCACCTCTCTGAGCAAATCTCTGAAGAGCCTCTCGACCATGGCGGACGGCTACCGTGCCATCACgcgtctcgctcttctcttcaaCGCTCTGTCGAAGCCAACGCTGGAGGCGCTCTCCAAGCCTAAGGGTGACATACTCCTCGACCGCTTGGACCAGCTGAGCCACTTCTTTCACGTGTGCTTCTGCTTTTTTGAGAACACGGCAGTGTTGTCGAGCCACAACGTGTACCCGAGCCGTTTGGGCCGCCTTGGTGGCTGTGCCGTGACCTGCTGGTTTtacacgctgctgctcggcttgATGCGCCAGGCGTACGTGATGACCCAGAAGAAGAACACGCCGGAGGAGCATAAGCGCCAGATGATCACCACGGTGAAGCTAGGCTGCTTCTTGGTCTTCTCGCTGACGTGCTTCCCGAAGGGTGGCcctcagctgctggaggatgTGAGCGGCCCATTGATGCCGCTGCACAAGACACTGCAGCTCATCGCGCCGAAGTGTCTCGAGCTGAATGATACTATCCGCGGTGCGCTCGGGTTTATCGCGTCCCTGTGCGATTTCTACTGA